In a genomic window of Temnothorax longispinosus isolate EJ_2023e unplaced genomic scaffold, Tlon_JGU_v1 HiC_scaffold_897, whole genome shotgun sequence:
- the LOC139825082 gene encoding cytochrome P450 6k1-like has protein sequence MAFITEYWSLDGTIISTILIIIAYFYMTRNFKYWKKRGVLQIPPTLIFGNFIKCLILKKAPSYFLKELYERAKDEPYIGFYIFNKPFLLLRDRKVIQHVFTADSNFGNRYSSADPKDRIGYANLFFMEDPPQFKWRMNLTRFFLNDHTQKNMFGLMLECGKHLDEYLDSLELDSNGQLIDMMDVSSKFTTDVIWSIAFGLDVNTFQNPNSDYSRHIKMMLENNEMRTWKMLAMFFLPNLIRSRKRKVFGEETIVFLRKIFWETMTKRLESGEKRYDLIDTLVEIKWNVSGSKYIEDRFSKRNNYVY, from the exons ATGGCGTTTATAACGGAGTACTGGAGCCTGGATGGCACAATAATTTCAACAATTCTTATTATAATCGCTTATTTTTACATGACTCGCAATTTCAAGTACTGGAAAAAACGAGGTGTTCTGCAAATACCGCCAACGCTAATCTTTGGTAATTTCATAAAGTGTCTAATCCTGAAAAAAGCCCCGTCATACTTTCTAAAAGAACTCTACGAGCGAGCGAAGGACGAACCTTATATAGGtttctacatttttaacaAGCCCTTCTTGTTGCTTCGCGATCGCAAAGTCATTCAGCACGTCTTCACAGCGGATTCTAATTTCGGCAATCGATACTCCTCGGCCGATCCAAAGGATCGTATTGGTTACGCCAATCTCTTCTTTATGGAAGATCCACCTCAATTTAAATGGAGAATGAATTTGACACGATTTTTTCTCAACGACCATACACAGAAGAATATGTTTGGCCTGATGCTAGAATGCGGAAAGCATTTAGATGAATATCTTGACTCACTGGAATTAGATA GTAATGGACAATTAATAGACATGATGGATGTAAGTTCAAAATTTACCACGGATGTGATATGGAGCATCGCTTTTGGACTCGACGTGAACACGTTTCAAAATCCGAACTCCGATTACAGCAGACATATCAAAATGATGTTGGAAAATAATGAGATGCGCACCTGGAAGATGCTCGCAATGTTCTTCCTACCAAATCTAATTCGTTCTCGTAAACGAAAAGTGTTCGGAGAGGAGACCATCGTTTTTCTGCGCAAAATTTTCTGGGAGACAATGACGAAGCGATTAGAATCTGGCGAAAAGAGATACGACCTCATTGATACACTGGTCGAGATCAAGTGGAACGTTTCTGGCTCGAAATATATTGAAGATCGCTTCAGTAAGCGAAATAATTACGTTtac